CGGCTTCTCGTACTTCGCGATCGTTGCGGGCACGACCGCCTCGGCCGCTTCCCCGGTGCAGGCAGAAGAGACGACGATGCCGGCGGGTGAGGCGGTGCAGACCGCGTCCCCGTCACAGTCCGCCACGACCCTCCCCCAGAAGTCGCCCCTCCCGTGGGGACTCGCGATCCTCGCCTTCGGGGCGGTGTTCATGATGAGAAGACGATAACCCCTCTTTTTTGAAACCGATTGTATCATCTCCGGGTCGGCCCTCCCGACCCCTCCATGTTCTTTCATCTATCCGGTGAGGAGCGACCGTCTCCTCTCCTTAACCTGCTCGGGGAAGGGGATGTCCGGCCGGGCTCCCTGCAGGATGGCATGAGTATTTCCTGCCCGAATCAGATGTTCGGATCACTCCCCTCTTCTCCTGCTCATTCTTGCTCCCTGAAGGGCGATCCTTTTATCTCGGATGATGCCGAATATTTCGTCAACGAAATTTTCGGTGTATATCATGATCACGCTGACTCCCGCAGATGCGAAGAAACGCTTCGGGCCGCTCTTTGCAGAGAAGTTCATCGTCATGGTGGACGAGCAGGCCGGCATGGCCGAGATCCTGGAGACCTGCCGTCACCGCGGCACGATCGAGTGGGACATGATGAACAGGCGGCGCGCCTGCGGCGCCCTCTCCTCCGCGGAGGTGCAGGGGTCTTCGATGACGATGCTCGCCCGCCTCGGGAGGTACGAGGCGAACTTCGGAGCGGCCGGCCAGGAGATCGGCGGCCAGGCCCTGGAGGGTGTCGAGGTGCAGGGTGACGAGGTCGTCACCTCCTGGGCAGGGATCGCCGGTGCCGGTGTCGGCGTCGCCGCCTGCCTCCCGCAGGCGCCCGGCGTGATCAGGGCCGAGTACCCGACCGAGGAGGACCTCCACATCGGCGGGGCGAGGGTCTGCCGGGTGCGGATCGTCACGCCGAAGTACGAGAAACTGACCATCGGGATCGACGACACCGACACGAAGCAGGAGGGCGCCACCTGGGTGCTCGCCCTGAAGTGTGCCGAGGCATGCAAAGTTCCGGGAGCAGAGTACCTTAATATGCGCCTCGTGCAGCTCAACCCGAAGGCCCCGAAGAAGACGACGAACTGCGTCGGTTCGGTGCTGAACTTCGCCGTGAGGCCGGGATCGGTCGAGCCCCTCCTCGCCTTTGTGAAGGAGTACATCGAGGAGCACGCGGTCTCGGGCGACACCGGGATCGCCTACTACCGCGGGCTCTGTCTCCCGGGGTCCGACTACGTGAAGAAGATCAAGACCGAACTCATCTCCCGCGAGGAGGTGGAGGCCGAGGCAAAGCGTATCGGCGTCACCTTCATCGACTCCGCGGCGAGCAAGGGACGGATCGGTGCATTCGGTGCGGTGCTCTGGGGCAACCGCGGCGTGGAGGCAGCAGGTCTCTATGGAGAACAACCGGGCGGCAGGGTCTGAGGGGCTCAAAGACCCCTACGTGGTGGCGTACCCCCTGATCGCGGCGGTCGCCGACGGCGAGGGCAGCCGGATCGAACTGGTCGAGTTCTTCGACTGCCTGGGCGGGGCCCACTGGGTCCGCCGCCACTATGCACAGAGCCCCCTCGTCGTCTCCGCCCGGACAGTGGGGGCGACGACGCGGTACGTCCTCAGGGCCGGGTGCGTCTCCCTCCCCCTGGAGGGCTCCCGCTTCCCGGCGGGGATCGCGGGCGCCGCGGTGGAGGGCGACGAGATCGCGGTCACATATCTTGGCATGGGCGGCGGCGGCGTCGGGGCCTCGGCCTGCCGCGCCCGCGGCGGCGGGGTGATCCGGGCGTCGTGCGACGAGTCCGGCGGCGGCAGACTGGCCGGGTCGACGGTCTGGCTGCCGAGGCGCGAGCGGGTGGTCATCGGCGTCGACGACACCGACACCCCCGAGGATGGGGCGACCTGGACCCTCGTCCACAACATTGCGAAGGCGGTCGCCGACGACTCCTCGGTGTACCTCTCCCACACGATCGTCCAGCTCTACCCTGTGCCGGAGAGGACGAAAAACTGCGTCGCCTGTGCGGTGGAGTTCGCGTCGTCCGACCCGGACGGGCTTATCGAGCGGTTTGCCGCCCTGCTCGGCCGCCACACCCTCTCCGACGAGACGGGGATGGCGGCGTACGTCGGCTTCGACCCGTCGC
This window of the Methanofollis ethanolicus genome carries:
- the mmp11 gene encoding methanogenesis marker protein 11, which translates into the protein MENNRAAGSEGLKDPYVVAYPLIAAVADGEGSRIELVEFFDCLGGAHWVRRHYAQSPLVVSARTVGATTRYVLRAGCVSLPLEGSRFPAGIAGAAVEGDEIAVTYLGMGGGGVGASACRARGGGVIRASCDESGGGRLAGSTVWLPRRERVVIGVDDTDTPEDGATWTLVHNIAKAVADDSSVYLSHTIVQLYPVPERTKNCVACAVEFASSDPDGLIERFAALLGRHTLSDETGMAAYVGFDPSPLRAYGEAVKRGKVAWADLEAVLGEVRVVMGGHGLIGAVAAIPFYTDYGEATSLWTG
- a CDS encoding tRNA(Ile2) 2-agmatinylcytidine synthetase, coding for MITLTPADAKKRFGPLFAEKFIVMVDEQAGMAEILETCRHRGTIEWDMMNRRRACGALSSAEVQGSSMTMLARLGRYEANFGAAGQEIGGQALEGVEVQGDEVVTSWAGIAGAGVGVAACLPQAPGVIRAEYPTEEDLHIGGARVCRVRIVTPKYEKLTIGIDDTDTKQEGATWVLALKCAEACKVPGAEYLNMRLVQLNPKAPKKTTNCVGSVLNFAVRPGSVEPLLAFVKEYIEEHAVSGDTGIAYYRGLCLPGSDYVKKIKTELISREEVEAEAKRIGVTFIDSAASKGRIGAFGAVLWGNRGVEAAGLYGEQPGGRV